The Streptomyces sp. NBC_01463 DNA window GTTCCTCCTCCACCTCGTCGGGCTCGCGGCCCGGCGTCTGGAGGTTGAATCTGGTGATCGCGAACCGGAAGATCACGTAATACACGACGGCGAAGGCCAGACCGATCGGGATGATCAGCCAGGGTTTCGTCGCCAGACTCCAGTTGATGACGTAGTCGATCAGGCCCGCCGAGAAGCTGAAGCCGTCCTTCACCCCGAGCGCCCACGTCACCGCCATCGACACACCCGTGAGCACCGCGTGGATCGCGTACAGCAGAGGCGCGACGAAGAGGAACGAGTACTCGATCGGCTCCGTGATTCCCGTCACGAACGACGTCAGACCGACCGAGATCATCATGCCGCCGACCGCCTTGCGGCGATGCGGCTTCGCACAGTGATAGATCGCCAGCGCCGCCGCGGGCAGTGCGAACATCATGATCGGGAAGAAGCCCGTCGTGAACTGACCGGCCGTCGGGTCACCGGCCAGGAACCGGTTGATGTCACCGTGCACCATCGTCCCGTCCGGTTTGGTGTAGTCACCGAACTGGAACCAGACGAACGTGTTCAGGAACTGGTGCAGCCCGAAGACGAGCAGGGCGCGGTTCGCGATGCCGAAGATGCCGGAGCCCAGCCAGTTCAGATCCACCAGCCACTCCGAGAAGCTGGTCAACGCGTCACCGACCGGCTGCCACAGCCAGGCGCAGAGCGCCGCGAAGAGCAGACCCACGAACGCCATGATGATCGGGACGAGCCGGCGGCCGTTGAAGAAGCCCAGCCAGTCCACCAGCTTCACCCGGTGGTACCGCTGCCAGAACCAGGCCGACATCAGGCCCATCACGATGCCGCCGAACACCCCCGGGTTCTGGTACTCGGCCGCCGTCACCTGCGCGTCGTCCGTCACGCACGTACCGAACCAGGTGCCGCCCGAGACGAACGTCGAACCGCTGTCGCAGTCCACCGGGAACGCGTGCAGCACCGCGTAGTAGACGAGGAAGCCCGTCACGGCGGCCAGCGCCGTCGACCCGTCCGACTTCTTCGCCATGCCGATCGCGACACCCACGCAGAACAGCAGCGGAAGACCGAGACCCGAGTCCAGCAGCGCACCACCGGCCGCCGCGAACACCTTGGCGAGGTTGTCCCAGCCCAGACCCTCGTCACCGAACACATCCGGCTGGCCGAGCCGGTTCAGGATGCCTGCCGCCGGAAGGACGGCGATCGGGAGCTGAAGGCTGCGCCCCATCTTCTGGAGGCCTTGGAAGAGGCCGTTCCACCACTTCTTCTGTGGGATCGCGGCGCTGCTCGTCGAGCTCATCGGCATCCTCCCGGAACCAGTCACATTTGGCGGTCGTTGCAGACTGGTGTAGACCAGTTGCGGTACGGTGCGGAGCCCGCCCGGAAGACAGGGCGCCGGTGATCGTCATCATTGGTGATGGTTCGGCTACTCGCTCGCGAAGTTGGGCCAACCGTGCGTTACCGTGACGAAACGGACCCATGGTGGGCCGTCGCATGTTCGTGAAAAACCAGGGAGAAGGCCATGGCCAGCAAGGCTGAGAAGATCGTCGCCGGGCTCGGCGGAATCGAGAACATCGAAGAGGTCGAGGGCTGCATCACCCGCCTCCGCACCGAGGTCAAGGACGCGAGCAAGGTCGACGAAGCCGCGCTCAAGGCCGCCGGCGCCCACGGCGTCGTCAAGATGGGCACCGCGATCCAGGTCGTCATCGGCACCGACGCCGACCCCATCGCCGCCGACATCGAAGACATGATGTGACCCACCGCTGAACCCGACCGGGCCAACCCCCGGCACGCCGCAGGCCCCGTCCACCCGGACGGGGCCTGCGGCGTACACGGCACACCCCCCGGCACCCCCGCCCCCGGGCGCCGCCCCCCGATCAGCGCACCCGCACCGCCAGAATCGCCACGTCGTCCGAACTCTCACCGTCATCCAGGCACGCCTCCACCAGATGCCCGCACAGATCACCCACATCCGCGGGCGCCGCCAGCGCCGCCGCACGCAGCCGCTCCAGCCCCACCCCCAGCTCCTCCCCGCGCCGCTCCACCAGACCGTCCGTGTACAGCACCAGCAACGCCCCCGCCGGCAGCTCGAACTCGTCCGCCTCCGCATCCCACTCGTCCACCACACCCAGCGGAACCCCCTGCCCCGCACGCAGGAACCGAGCCCCCGAATGGTCCACCAGCAACGGCGGACAATGACCGGCCGACGCCACCACCGCACGCCGCTCCTGCGGATCGACCGTCATGTACAGCACCGTCGCCAGATCCGTCAGCGCCATGTCCTGACTCAACGCGTTCAGATCCGACAGCACCGCCACCGGATCCTCCCCCTCCACCAACGCGTAACTGCGCAACGCCGTCCGCAGCTGACCCATCGCCGTCGCCGCCCGCAACCCCTTGCCCATCACGTCACCCAGCGCCAGCCCCGCCTTCCCGCCCGGCAACGCCATCACGTCGTACCAGTCACCCCCGGCCTGCATCCCCCGCGCCCCCGGCAGACTGCACGCCGCGACCTGCACCCCGGCGATCTCGGGCAGCGTCTGCGCCAGCATCGACTGCTGAAGCGTCCCGGCGATCCGCCGCTCACGCTCGTACAGAAGATTGTTCTCGACCATCTGCCCGGCGAACCGGCAGTACGTCCCCACCAGCTGCCGCTGCCGCAGCGTCGGCCGCCCCGGCTCCCGCCACGCCCAGGCCACCACACCCAGCCGCCGGCCCGACGTGGTGCTCAGCGCCAGCGCGTACACCCGGCGGAACCCCGCCGCACGCCCCAGCTCACGCACACGCGGCGAACACGACGGATCCGTCTCCACGTCCTCCACGATCAGCGCACCGCCCGCAGCCTCCGCCTCGTCCACCAGGAACCGCCCCGGCGGCAACGCCTCCACCGCCTCACGCACCGACCGCACATCCGCCGGCATCCCGTACAGCGCACGCGTCCGCATCACGGCACCGTCCTCGTCCCGCAGCCGCGCCACACCCATGTCCGCCCGCAACAGCCGGGCACCCTCGCCCAGCACCTGATGCAGCGTGCCGTCCACACTGTCGTGATCCGTCAGCCGCTCCGACAGACCGTGCACCCAGGTCGCATCCTCCAACTGCTCGGCCAGCCTGCGGTTCACCTCGTCCAGATCATCGGCCGACCGCCGCTGCTGGGACACGTCATGGAGGAACGCCACCGCCAGCGGCAGCTCACCGGGACCGAAGTCCAGCGGAACAGCACTGATGTCCAGCCACAGCGCCCGCTCGCCCTGCGGCATGTACCGCACCTCGGCCCGCGCCGGACGACGCAGCCCCAGCGCCACCCCGAGCGGCGACTCGGCGAACCGCAACGGCTCGCCGTTGCGGTCGCTGAAGGACGTGGCGGCCCGGGCCAGCCCGCCCGGCTCCTGCGGCACCTGCGCCCCGAACAGCTCCGCCAGCCGCCCGTTCGAGTACACCGTCGTCGCCCCCTGCTCGGCGGAAGCGATGACGATCCCATGCGGCGCACCCTCCAGGACCTGGACGGACGCGAGGTGGTCCGACAGGGGCAGACGCGGTGCGGCAGGCTGCGGCCGGATTGTCCGGCTCGAAGGGAGGGACATCAAGATCTTCCTGTGAGTGGAGACTTAGATACTAAAAGCTTAAGCAGGATCACAGTAAAGAAGGAAAGGCTGAACGTCCCCGAACAGCGGGCCAAAAGTCCCCCCACCCGCCGGATAGGCTTCCGCCCATGTCTCGTATCGACGGCCGCACCCCCGACCAGCTCCGCCCCGTCACCATCGAACGCGGATGGAGCAAGCACGCCGAAGGATCCGTACTCATCTCCTTCGGCGACACCAAAGTCTTCTGCACCGCCTCCGTCACCGAAGGCGTCCCGCGCTGGCGCAAGGGCAGCGGCGAAGGCTGGGTCACCGCCGAATACTCGATGCTGCCCCGCTCCACCAACACCCGCGGCGACCGCGAATCCGTACGCGGCAAGATCGGCGGCCGCACCCACGAGATCAGCCGCCTCATCGGCCGCTCCCTGCGCGCCGTGATCGACTACAAGGCCCTCGGCGAGAACACCGTCGTCCTGGACTGCGACGTCCTCCAGGCCGACGGAGGCACCCGCACCGCCGCCATCACCGGCGCCTACGTCGCCCTCGCCGACGCCATCACCTGGGCCCAGGGCAAGAAGATCATCAAGCACGGCCGCAAGCCGCTCACCGGCACCGTCTCCGCGATCAGCGTCGGCATCGTCGACGGCACCCCCCTCCTCGACCTCTGCTACGAGGAAGACGTCCGCGCCGAGACCGACATGAACGTCGTCTGCACCGGCGACGGCCGCTTCGTCGAGATCCAGGGCACCGCCGAGGCCGAGCCCTTCGACCGCAAGGAACTGAACGCCCTCCTCGACCTCGCCACCGCCGGCTGCGTCGACCTCACCCAGCTCCAGAACGACGCCCTCGCCCGCACCCTCGGCGAGTAACGACGAGGACAGGCCCGGGTAAAGAAGCAACCAAGTCCCACTCCACAGCGTCGATACGAATACGGGCGCACGGGTCGAACCGTGCGCCCGTCCGCGTATCCGCACCCGGGGAGGGACCCACCATGGCCACGCGCCACCGACGCCACCGCCGCACCGCCCTGGCCATCACCGCCGCACTGCTCACCGTCACCGCGGCGGCCGGCTGCGGCGCCCTCGACAAGACACTCGACTGCGTCCGCACCGCCGACGCCATCGCCACCAGCGTCGACAACCTCCAGCAGGCCGTCGCCAACGCCTCCAACGACCCCACCCAGGCCTCCGAGTCACTCGACGAGATCGAGAAGGAACTCGGCAACCTCGGCGACAAGACCGACAACGCCGACCTCAGCAAGGCCGTCGACGACCTCCAGACCGGCGTCGCCAACGTCCGCGGCTCCATCGACAAGGGCGACGCCACCCCCGACATCACCCCCGTCACCGACGCCGCCGCGGAGATCGCCAAGGTCTGCACCCCGTAAGGCGCAGCCACCCCGGCGGCGATAATCGGGACATGACCCGCCTCATCCTCGCCACCCGCAACGCCGGGAAGATCACCGAACTCCACGCGATCCTCGCCGACGCAGGCCTCACCTACGAACTCGTCGGCGCGGACGCGTACCCGGAGATCCCCGACGTCAAGGAAACCGGCGTCACCTTCGCCGAGAACGCCCTCCTCAAGGCCCACGCCCTCGCCCAGGCCACCGGCCACCCGGCCATCGCCGACGACTCCGGCCTCTGCGTCGACGTACTGAACGGCGCCCCCGGCATCTTCTCCGCCCGCTGGGCCGGCACCCACGGCAACGACCAGGCC harbors:
- the rph gene encoding ribonuclease PH — its product is MSRIDGRTPDQLRPVTIERGWSKHAEGSVLISFGDTKVFCTASVTEGVPRWRKGSGEGWVTAEYSMLPRSTNTRGDRESVRGKIGGRTHEISRLIGRSLRAVIDYKALGENTVVLDCDVLQADGGTRTAAITGAYVALADAITWAQGKKIIKHGRKPLTGTVSAISVGIVDGTPLLDLCYEEDVRAETDMNVVCTGDGRFVEIQGTAEAEPFDRKELNALLDLATAGCVDLTQLQNDALARTLGE
- a CDS encoding SpoIIE family protein phosphatase encodes the protein MSLPSSRTIRPQPAAPRLPLSDHLASVQVLEGAPHGIVIASAEQGATTVYSNGRLAELFGAQVPQEPGGLARAATSFSDRNGEPLRFAESPLGVALGLRRPARAEVRYMPQGERALWLDISAVPLDFGPGELPLAVAFLHDVSQQRRSADDLDEVNRRLAEQLEDATWVHGLSERLTDHDSVDGTLHQVLGEGARLLRADMGVARLRDEDGAVMRTRALYGMPADVRSVREAVEALPPGRFLVDEAEAAGGALIVEDVETDPSCSPRVRELGRAAGFRRVYALALSTTSGRRLGVVAWAWREPGRPTLRQRQLVGTYCRFAGQMVENNLLYERERRIAGTLQQSMLAQTLPEIAGVQVAACSLPGARGMQAGGDWYDVMALPGGKAGLALGDVMGKGLRAATAMGQLRTALRSYALVEGEDPVAVLSDLNALSQDMALTDLATVLYMTVDPQERRAVVASAGHCPPLLVDHSGARFLRAGQGVPLGVVDEWDAEADEFELPAGALLVLYTDGLVERRGEELGVGLERLRAAALAAPADVGDLCGHLVEACLDDGESSDDVAILAVRVR
- a CDS encoding PTS transporter subunit EIIC, encoding MSSTSSAAIPQKKWWNGLFQGLQKMGRSLQLPIAVLPAAGILNRLGQPDVFGDEGLGWDNLAKVFAAAGGALLDSGLGLPLLFCVGVAIGMAKKSDGSTALAAVTGFLVYYAVLHAFPVDCDSGSTFVSGGTWFGTCVTDDAQVTAAEYQNPGVFGGIVMGLMSAWFWQRYHRVKLVDWLGFFNGRRLVPIIMAFVGLLFAALCAWLWQPVGDALTSFSEWLVDLNWLGSGIFGIANRALLVFGLHQFLNTFVWFQFGDYTKPDGTMVHGDINRFLAGDPTAGQFTTGFFPIMMFALPAAALAIYHCAKPHRRKAVGGMMISVGLTSFVTGITEPIEYSFLFVAPLLYAIHAVLTGVSMAVTWALGVKDGFSFSAGLIDYVINWSLATKPWLIIPIGLAFAVVYYVIFRFAITRFNLQTPGREPDEVEEELEKDLTK
- a CDS encoding PTS glucose/sucrose transporter subunit IIB, whose product is MASKAEKIVAGLGGIENIEEVEGCITRLRTEVKDASKVDEAALKAAGAHGVVKMGTAIQVVIGTDADPIAADIEDMM
- the rdgB gene encoding RdgB/HAM1 family non-canonical purine NTP pyrophosphatase, coding for MTRLILATRNAGKITELHAILADAGLTYELVGADAYPEIPDVKETGVTFAENALLKAHALAQATGHPAIADDSGLCVDVLNGAPGIFSARWAGTHGNDQANLDLLLAQLSDIDAPHRAAHFACAAALALPDGTERVVEGRLPGTLRHTPSGTGGFGYDPILQPEGETRTCAELTPAEKNAISHRGKAFRALVPVVRELVG